In a genomic window of Mastacembelus armatus chromosome 3, fMasArm1.2, whole genome shotgun sequence:
- the nfat5b gene encoding nuclear factor of activated T-cells 5 isoform X1: MPSDFISVFNGDLDLNSPKSLHSKESVCDLFPRELQLPSSTQLNPAVMSQKSGGETGPPPSVSLPSDASSLNMEGPRSACSTSSSSTMHSSASTDDQNPVHSSNVDPEGTKSSRAVTEVIAAENGDGNGSSGGNCRGNTELGGGKGVTSQDAQPHHQMTPSKRRTVLNISPPPQDLFDDSSMSCQNETTLDSEQSNSIWVDDSLSNFSIMSTVSYNDNTEVPRKSRKRTPRQRPGPKSVPTEEASMDMFDADSAKGPHFVLSQLGSDNKTGPKGSSDDTQATNQKGGTLSMQYPQKSEGKELKILVQPETQHRARYLTEGSRGSVKDRTQQGFPTVKLEGVKEPVVLQVFVGNDTGRVKPHGFYQACRVTGRNTTACKEVDIDGTTVIEVSLDPSTNMTLAVDCVGILKLRNADVEARIGVAGSKKKSTRARLVFRVNIPRPDGSVLTLQTPSSPILCTQPAGVPEILKKSLHSCSVRGGEEVFIIGKNFLKDTKVIFQENVSDEKSWKAEAEIDMELFHQNHLIVKVPPYQHQDITSGVCAGIYVVTSAGRSHDVQPFTYTPDTAKHDIPVKKETLSPVKTCSFDDQLKVLDGGLMPSMLPLVKREDVTPMEVTSNLQSSGVFKTDDLCPAQQNTDMTAGHQNKNTPFSNNLSQPASDADKGQAPVFNNIEPLSAIQEQDIAATSSFSVPAESVLQPGAQQFLLEPREGLGQERPGSGPGAVGRLCGEPTPQQQQLSLFPSDEVAQLEEAVRQLKAKGFCSLPLQPDNSMAKQQQQQQQHIQHQQQIQEQQIQQQQQQQQLQQQQQLQQQQQLQQQQQLQQQQQLQQQQQQQIQQQQLQQHVLENLQQHLFQSQIQMQCSMFQDASQGKNADQQGSPQRVIPNQGSLFQQAQHQQHQQHQQQQQQQQQQQAALFQQADDLLSIQTKFLQHTPSHPSPPMFHNPSSLAETQNPQEALFQKASQEQVQAALFQNTMTVLQSPEQQPSTPGLFLPQTSLSTQLIASSSQQQQQQQQQQQQQQQQQQQQLAFLSALQSPAPEPQSVFQSQNQLSPIQQRSPMEQQQPPQPQSHTQPTQQPSLFQNISPHPSVNTLSPGQQQQQQADLLFCNNPLSTADQASGLLFSSQGQMPSLTSSSLVSQEPQNPSLLFSQASMVTVNQQDRSEPMALGNPTNPQQQVLFQEQQPMQLGSSSNNQQEQPVSLFIPQSNMASLQGGLAQELAHSSMFASQNGVANLQTTTSSPVQQPGTLFQTAVSGSINQPSQPQQPGLFLFGIQNECSRLMNTPGNTLSDQIMAISQSGQNQRESDARIQSLLSQSLSQSGTVQNSMSASQNMEKINDLLVSLQESGSNLTHSY, from the exons ATGCCCTCTGACTTTATCTCCGTTTTCAACGGGGACCTCGACCTGAATTCTCCCAAATCCTTGCACTCTAAAG AATCAGTGTGTGACCTTTTTCCCAGAGAGCTGCAGTTGCCTTCCTCCACTCAGCTAAACCCAGCAGTCATGAGCCAAAAGAGCGGTGGAGAGACAGGGCCTCCCCCTTCAGTTTCTCTACCGTCAG ATGCCTCTTCTCTGAATATGGAAGGCCCCCGCAGTGCTTGTTCCACCTCTTCCAGTTCTACCATGCATTCCAGTGCTTCAACCGATGACCAGAATCCAGTTCACAGCAGCAATGTTGACCCAGAGGGTACCAAGAGTAGCCGAGCAGTTACAGAGGTCATCGCAGCTGAAAATGGGGATGGCAATGGCAGCAGTGGTGGTAACTGCAGAGGTAACACTGAGCTAGGAGGAGGAAAAGGCGTGACATCCCAGGATGCCCAGCCACATCACCAGATGACCCCATCTAAGCGGCGCACCGTACTGAACATCTCTCCACCTCCACAAGATCTGTTTGATGATAGCAGTATGTCCTGTCAGAATGAAACAACCCTGGACTCTGAGCAGAGTAACAGTATCTGGGTGGATGACTCTCTCTCCAACTTTAGTATCATGAGCACTGTCTCTTACAATGACAACACAGAGGTGCCACGGAAATCCCGCAAACGTACTCCTCGTCAGAGGCCCGGTCCCAAGTCTGTGCCCACAGAGGAAGCCAGCATGGACATGTTTGATGCAGACAGTGCCAAAGGCCCACACTTTGTCCTGTCACAGTTAGGCTCTGATAACAAGACTGGGCCAAAAGGAAG CTCCGATGATACTCAGGCTACTAACCAAAAAGGAGGAACTCTTTCAATGCAATACCCACAGAAGAGTGAGGGGAAGGAGCTAAAGATCCTCGTCCAGCCTGAGACTCAGCACAGAGCCCGCTATCTGACTGAAGGCAGCAGGGGGTCAGTGAAAGACCGCACTCAGCAGGGCTTCCCTACTGTAAAG cTGGAGGGGGTAAAAGAGCCAGtggttttgcaggtatttgttgGAAACGACACTGGGCGTGTGAAGCCTCATGGGTTTTATCAAGCTTGCCGTGTGACTGGCCGCAACACCACAGCTTGCAAGGAAGTGGACATTGACGGCACGACTGTCATTGAGGTGTCCCTTGATCCGAGCACCAACATGACACTAGC GGTGGATTGTGTTGGGATCTTGAAGCTACGTAATGCTGATGTCGAGGCTCGTATTGGAGTGGCTGGGTCGAAGAAGAAGAGCACACGTGCTCGTCTGGTGTTTCGAGTCAACATCCCTCGTCCTGATGGATCAGTGCTCACGCTACAGACTCCCTCATCTCCAATCCTCTGCA cCCAACCTGCAGGGGTACCTGAAATCCTGAAGAAGTCACTACACAGTTGTTCAGTGAGGGGTGGAGAAGAAGTCTTCATTATTGGCAAAAACTTCCTTAAAGACACAAAAGTCATATTTCAAGAGAATGTTTCCG ATGAGAAATCATGGAAAGCAGAGGCTGAAATTGACATGGAGCTATTTCACCAG AATCACTTGATAGTGAAGGTTCCTCCGTACCAGCACCAGGACATCACCTCTGGAGTATGTGCGGGAATCTATGTGGTGACCAGTGCTGGAAGATCTCATGATGTTCAACCTTTTACCTACACTCCAGAtacag CAAAACATGACATTCCTGTGAAAAAAGAGACACTTTCTCCAGTGAAGACTTGTTCTTTTGATGATCAGCTTAAAG TTCTTGATGGTGGCTTAATGCCCTCAATGTTGCCTTTAGTGAAAAGAGAAGATGTCACTCCAATGGAGGTGACCAGCAACCTCCAGTCTTCTGGAGTATTTAAG ACTGATGACTTGTGTCCAGCCCAGCAGAACACAGACATGACTGCAggacaccaaaataaaaacacaccattttCCAACAACCTGTCTCAGCCTGCAAGCGACGCTGACAAAGGCCAGGCTCCTGTTTTTAACAACATTGAGCCCTTAAGTGCCATCCAGGAACAGGACATTGCTGCCACCAGCTCATTCTCTGTGCCTGCAGAATCCGTGCTCCAGCCAGGGGCACAGCAGTTCCTCCTGGAGCCCAGAGAAGGCCTTGGGCAAGAGAGGCCAGGCAGTGGCCCTGGAGCTGTAGGGAGGCTGTGTGGGGAGCCCACAcctcaacagcagcagttgtcGCTGTTCCCTTCAGATGAAGTGGCCCAGCTGGAGGAAGCAGTGAGGCAACTTAAAGCCAAAGGGTTCTGTAGCTTACCACTTCAGCCTGACAACTCGATggccaaacagcagcagcagcagcagcagcacatccagCACCAACAACAGATCCAAGAACAGCAaattcagcagcaacaacagcaacaacagctccagcagcaacagcagctccagcagcaacaacagctccagcagcaacaacagctgcagcagcaacagcagcttcagcagcaacaacagcaacaaattCAGCAACAACAGCTTCAGCAACATGTTTTGGAGAATTTACAGCAGCACCTGTTTCAGTCTCAGATTCAAATGCAATGTAGCATGTTTCAGGATGCCTCCCAGGGCAAGAATGCAGATCAGCAGGGTTCACCACAAAGAGTGATACCAAACCAGGGATCTCTTTTCCAGCAGGCCCAACATCAGCAACATCAGCAacatcagcaacagcaacaacagcaacaacagcagcaagcAGCTCTCTTTCAGCAGGCAGATGACCTGCTTTCTATTCAGACCAAATTCCTCCAGCATACGCCCTCTCACCCTTCACCACCCATGTTCCACAATCCTAGTTCGTtggctgaaacacaaaatcCACAGGAGGCTCTTTTTCAAAAAGCCTCTCAGGAGCAGGTCCAGGCCGCTCTCTTCCAAAACACCATGACAGTACTACAGTCTCCAGAGCAACAACCCTCAACCCCTGGACTTTTCCTCCCCCAGACATCTCTGTCCACTCAGCTTATAGCAAGTAGCtctcagcaacaacaacaacaacaacagcaacaacagcagcagcagcagcagcagcagcagcagctggcttTCCTCAGTGCTCTACAGTCCCCTGCCCCTGAACCACAATCAGTGTTTCAGTCTCAGAACCAGCTCTCACCCATTCAGCAGAGAAGCCccatggagcagcagcagccccccCAGCCTCAGTCCCACACACAGCCAACCCAGCAGCCTTCCCTGTTTCAGAACATCTCTCCACATCCATCTGTAAACACACTCTCTCCAggtcagcagcaacaacagcaggcTGACCTGCTGTTCTGCAATAATCCCCTATCCACAGCAGACCAGGCCTCTGGCCTTCTGTTCAGCAGTCAGGGCCAGATGCCTTCTTTGACCAGCAGTAGTCTAGTTTCTCAAGAGCCCCAAAacccttctctgcttttttccCAAGCCAGCATGGTGACAGTAAACCAGCAGGATCGCTCTGAGCCCATGGCCTTAGGGAACCCCACCAATCCACAACAGCAAGTCTTGTTTCAGGAGCAACAGCCGATGCAGCTGGGCAGCAGCTCAAACAACCAGCAGGAGCAGCCTGTGAGCCTCTTCATTCCGCAGTCCAACATGGCTTCTCTCCAGGGGGGGCTGGCTCAAGAGCTTGCACATTCATCCATGTTTGCCTCACAGAACGGCGTGGCAAACCTGCAGACAACCACCTCTTCCCCTGTTCAACAGCCAGGCACTTTGTTTCAAACCGCCGTGAGTGGGAGCATCAATCAGCCTAGTCAGCCTCAGCAACCTGGCTTGTTTCTTTTTGGGATTCAGAATG AATGCAGTCGGCTGATGAACACTCCTGGAAACACGCTGTCCGATCAGATAATGGCCATCAGCCAGTCTGGTCAGAACCAAAGAGAGAGTGACGCACGCATCCAGTCCCTGCTCAGCCAATCTCTGTCTCAGTCTGGGACTGTGCAGAACAGCATGTCTGCTTCTCAGAACATGGAGAAGATTAATGACCTGCTGGTCAGCCTGCAGGAATCAGGCAGTAACTTAACGCATTCGTATTAA
- the nfat5b gene encoding nuclear factor of activated T-cells 5 isoform X2: protein MPSDFISVFNGDLDLNSPKSLHSKESVCDLFPRELQLPSSTQLNPAVMSQKSGGETGPPPSVSLPSDASSLNMEGPRSACSTSSSSTMHSSASTDDQNPVHSSNVDPEGTKSSRAVTEVIAAENGDGNGSSGGNCRGNTELGGGKGVTSQDAQPHHQMTPSKRRTVLNISPPPQDLFDDSSMSCQNETTLDSEQSNSIWVDDSLSNFSIMSTVSYNDNTEVPRKSRKRTPRQRPGPKSVPTEEASMDMFDADSAKGPHFVLSQLGSDNKTGPKGSSDDTQATNQKGGTLSMQYPQKSEGKELKILVQPETQHRARYLTEGSRGSVKDRTQQGFPTVKLEGVKEPVVLQVFVGNDTGRVKPHGFYQACRVTGRNTTACKEVDIDGTTVIEVSLDPSTNMTLAVDCVGILKLRNADVEARIGVAGSKKKSTRARLVFRVNIPRPDGSVLTLQTPSSPILCTQPAGVPEILKKSLHSCSVRGGEEVFIIGKNFLKDTKVIFQENVSDEKSWKAEAEIDMELFHQNHLIVKVPPYQHQDITSGVCAGIYVVTSAGRSHDVQPFTYTPDTAKHDIPVKKETLSPVKTCSFDDQLKVKREDVTPMEVTSNLQSSGVFKTDDLCPAQQNTDMTAGHQNKNTPFSNNLSQPASDADKGQAPVFNNIEPLSAIQEQDIAATSSFSVPAESVLQPGAQQFLLEPREGLGQERPGSGPGAVGRLCGEPTPQQQQLSLFPSDEVAQLEEAVRQLKAKGFCSLPLQPDNSMAKQQQQQQQHIQHQQQIQEQQIQQQQQQQQLQQQQQLQQQQQLQQQQQLQQQQQLQQQQQQQIQQQQLQQHVLENLQQHLFQSQIQMQCSMFQDASQGKNADQQGSPQRVIPNQGSLFQQAQHQQHQQHQQQQQQQQQQQAALFQQADDLLSIQTKFLQHTPSHPSPPMFHNPSSLAETQNPQEALFQKASQEQVQAALFQNTMTVLQSPEQQPSTPGLFLPQTSLSTQLIASSSQQQQQQQQQQQQQQQQQQQQLAFLSALQSPAPEPQSVFQSQNQLSPIQQRSPMEQQQPPQPQSHTQPTQQPSLFQNISPHPSVNTLSPGQQQQQQADLLFCNNPLSTADQASGLLFSSQGQMPSLTSSSLVSQEPQNPSLLFSQASMVTVNQQDRSEPMALGNPTNPQQQVLFQEQQPMQLGSSSNNQQEQPVSLFIPQSNMASLQGGLAQELAHSSMFASQNGVANLQTTTSSPVQQPGTLFQTAVSGSINQPSQPQQPGLFLFGIQNECSRLMNTPGNTLSDQIMAISQSGQNQRESDARIQSLLSQSLSQSGTVQNSMSASQNMEKINDLLVSLQESGSNLTHSY from the exons ATGCCCTCTGACTTTATCTCCGTTTTCAACGGGGACCTCGACCTGAATTCTCCCAAATCCTTGCACTCTAAAG AATCAGTGTGTGACCTTTTTCCCAGAGAGCTGCAGTTGCCTTCCTCCACTCAGCTAAACCCAGCAGTCATGAGCCAAAAGAGCGGTGGAGAGACAGGGCCTCCCCCTTCAGTTTCTCTACCGTCAG ATGCCTCTTCTCTGAATATGGAAGGCCCCCGCAGTGCTTGTTCCACCTCTTCCAGTTCTACCATGCATTCCAGTGCTTCAACCGATGACCAGAATCCAGTTCACAGCAGCAATGTTGACCCAGAGGGTACCAAGAGTAGCCGAGCAGTTACAGAGGTCATCGCAGCTGAAAATGGGGATGGCAATGGCAGCAGTGGTGGTAACTGCAGAGGTAACACTGAGCTAGGAGGAGGAAAAGGCGTGACATCCCAGGATGCCCAGCCACATCACCAGATGACCCCATCTAAGCGGCGCACCGTACTGAACATCTCTCCACCTCCACAAGATCTGTTTGATGATAGCAGTATGTCCTGTCAGAATGAAACAACCCTGGACTCTGAGCAGAGTAACAGTATCTGGGTGGATGACTCTCTCTCCAACTTTAGTATCATGAGCACTGTCTCTTACAATGACAACACAGAGGTGCCACGGAAATCCCGCAAACGTACTCCTCGTCAGAGGCCCGGTCCCAAGTCTGTGCCCACAGAGGAAGCCAGCATGGACATGTTTGATGCAGACAGTGCCAAAGGCCCACACTTTGTCCTGTCACAGTTAGGCTCTGATAACAAGACTGGGCCAAAAGGAAG CTCCGATGATACTCAGGCTACTAACCAAAAAGGAGGAACTCTTTCAATGCAATACCCACAGAAGAGTGAGGGGAAGGAGCTAAAGATCCTCGTCCAGCCTGAGACTCAGCACAGAGCCCGCTATCTGACTGAAGGCAGCAGGGGGTCAGTGAAAGACCGCACTCAGCAGGGCTTCCCTACTGTAAAG cTGGAGGGGGTAAAAGAGCCAGtggttttgcaggtatttgttgGAAACGACACTGGGCGTGTGAAGCCTCATGGGTTTTATCAAGCTTGCCGTGTGACTGGCCGCAACACCACAGCTTGCAAGGAAGTGGACATTGACGGCACGACTGTCATTGAGGTGTCCCTTGATCCGAGCACCAACATGACACTAGC GGTGGATTGTGTTGGGATCTTGAAGCTACGTAATGCTGATGTCGAGGCTCGTATTGGAGTGGCTGGGTCGAAGAAGAAGAGCACACGTGCTCGTCTGGTGTTTCGAGTCAACATCCCTCGTCCTGATGGATCAGTGCTCACGCTACAGACTCCCTCATCTCCAATCCTCTGCA cCCAACCTGCAGGGGTACCTGAAATCCTGAAGAAGTCACTACACAGTTGTTCAGTGAGGGGTGGAGAAGAAGTCTTCATTATTGGCAAAAACTTCCTTAAAGACACAAAAGTCATATTTCAAGAGAATGTTTCCG ATGAGAAATCATGGAAAGCAGAGGCTGAAATTGACATGGAGCTATTTCACCAG AATCACTTGATAGTGAAGGTTCCTCCGTACCAGCACCAGGACATCACCTCTGGAGTATGTGCGGGAATCTATGTGGTGACCAGTGCTGGAAGATCTCATGATGTTCAACCTTTTACCTACACTCCAGAtacag CAAAACATGACATTCCTGTGAAAAAAGAGACACTTTCTCCAGTGAAGACTTGTTCTTTTGATGATCAGCTTAAAG TGAAAAGAGAAGATGTCACTCCAATGGAGGTGACCAGCAACCTCCAGTCTTCTGGAGTATTTAAG ACTGATGACTTGTGTCCAGCCCAGCAGAACACAGACATGACTGCAggacaccaaaataaaaacacaccattttCCAACAACCTGTCTCAGCCTGCAAGCGACGCTGACAAAGGCCAGGCTCCTGTTTTTAACAACATTGAGCCCTTAAGTGCCATCCAGGAACAGGACATTGCTGCCACCAGCTCATTCTCTGTGCCTGCAGAATCCGTGCTCCAGCCAGGGGCACAGCAGTTCCTCCTGGAGCCCAGAGAAGGCCTTGGGCAAGAGAGGCCAGGCAGTGGCCCTGGAGCTGTAGGGAGGCTGTGTGGGGAGCCCACAcctcaacagcagcagttgtcGCTGTTCCCTTCAGATGAAGTGGCCCAGCTGGAGGAAGCAGTGAGGCAACTTAAAGCCAAAGGGTTCTGTAGCTTACCACTTCAGCCTGACAACTCGATggccaaacagcagcagcagcagcagcagcacatccagCACCAACAACAGATCCAAGAACAGCAaattcagcagcaacaacagcaacaacagctccagcagcaacagcagctccagcagcaacaacagctccagcagcaacaacagctgcagcagcaacagcagcttcagcagcaacaacagcaacaaattCAGCAACAACAGCTTCAGCAACATGTTTTGGAGAATTTACAGCAGCACCTGTTTCAGTCTCAGATTCAAATGCAATGTAGCATGTTTCAGGATGCCTCCCAGGGCAAGAATGCAGATCAGCAGGGTTCACCACAAAGAGTGATACCAAACCAGGGATCTCTTTTCCAGCAGGCCCAACATCAGCAACATCAGCAacatcagcaacagcaacaacagcaacaacagcagcaagcAGCTCTCTTTCAGCAGGCAGATGACCTGCTTTCTATTCAGACCAAATTCCTCCAGCATACGCCCTCTCACCCTTCACCACCCATGTTCCACAATCCTAGTTCGTtggctgaaacacaaaatcCACAGGAGGCTCTTTTTCAAAAAGCCTCTCAGGAGCAGGTCCAGGCCGCTCTCTTCCAAAACACCATGACAGTACTACAGTCTCCAGAGCAACAACCCTCAACCCCTGGACTTTTCCTCCCCCAGACATCTCTGTCCACTCAGCTTATAGCAAGTAGCtctcagcaacaacaacaacaacaacagcaacaacagcagcagcagcagcagcagcagcagcagctggcttTCCTCAGTGCTCTACAGTCCCCTGCCCCTGAACCACAATCAGTGTTTCAGTCTCAGAACCAGCTCTCACCCATTCAGCAGAGAAGCCccatggagcagcagcagccccccCAGCCTCAGTCCCACACACAGCCAACCCAGCAGCCTTCCCTGTTTCAGAACATCTCTCCACATCCATCTGTAAACACACTCTCTCCAggtcagcagcaacaacagcaggcTGACCTGCTGTTCTGCAATAATCCCCTATCCACAGCAGACCAGGCCTCTGGCCTTCTGTTCAGCAGTCAGGGCCAGATGCCTTCTTTGACCAGCAGTAGTCTAGTTTCTCAAGAGCCCCAAAacccttctctgcttttttccCAAGCCAGCATGGTGACAGTAAACCAGCAGGATCGCTCTGAGCCCATGGCCTTAGGGAACCCCACCAATCCACAACAGCAAGTCTTGTTTCAGGAGCAACAGCCGATGCAGCTGGGCAGCAGCTCAAACAACCAGCAGGAGCAGCCTGTGAGCCTCTTCATTCCGCAGTCCAACATGGCTTCTCTCCAGGGGGGGCTGGCTCAAGAGCTTGCACATTCATCCATGTTTGCCTCACAGAACGGCGTGGCAAACCTGCAGACAACCACCTCTTCCCCTGTTCAACAGCCAGGCACTTTGTTTCAAACCGCCGTGAGTGGGAGCATCAATCAGCCTAGTCAGCCTCAGCAACCTGGCTTGTTTCTTTTTGGGATTCAGAATG AATGCAGTCGGCTGATGAACACTCCTGGAAACACGCTGTCCGATCAGATAATGGCCATCAGCCAGTCTGGTCAGAACCAAAGAGAGAGTGACGCACGCATCCAGTCCCTGCTCAGCCAATCTCTGTCTCAGTCTGGGACTGTGCAGAACAGCATGTCTGCTTCTCAGAACATGGAGAAGATTAATGACCTGCTGGTCAGCCTGCAGGAATCAGGCAGTAACTTAACGCATTCGTATTAA